The following coding sequences are from one Limnobacter sp. SAORIC-580 window:
- a CDS encoding coniferyl aldehyde dehydrogenase, which produces MNAPSKAHGQELTAAELKATLESLKQAYRINPYPEWSQRKAWLMALSDMIYDNKLRIAEAISEDFGYRSKNDTLLAEVFPSLEGIRHAIKHGKSWMKPRNEGASIWFKPASTCLMPQPLGVVGVIVPWNYPLFLSIGPMIAALAAGNRVFIKMSEYTPRFSALLDELLAKALGREVVQVINGGPEVAAEFSRLPFDHLLFTGSTPVGKMVMKAASENLVPVTLELGGKSPVIITAPTVANPGRFENAIARTLSGKSINAGQTCIAPDYLMVPEGCEEQLISHAKAIIDRRFPDGILSKDFTGIVSDRHATRLQRLIDEAAEQGARVVTLMKTADSPGRKIPMTLVFNAKPDSMLMQEEIFGPVLPVITYKRLDEALDYINDRPRPLALYLFDDESKTQDMVMKQTIAGGVCLNETLFHIAQENLPFGGVGDSGMGHYHGKFGFDTMTKLKPIFKQSRFHVMEMLSPPYDNKMFAFMTKLLTRKV; this is translated from the coding sequence ATGAATGCCCCATCCAAAGCACACGGCCAAGAATTGACAGCAGCAGAACTAAAAGCAACTTTGGAGTCCTTGAAGCAAGCTTACCGCATCAACCCCTACCCGGAGTGGAGCCAGCGCAAAGCCTGGCTGATGGCGTTGAGCGACATGATTTACGACAACAAGTTGAGAATCGCAGAGGCCATTTCGGAAGATTTCGGTTATCGCTCAAAAAATGACACCTTGTTAGCAGAAGTATTTCCCTCACTGGAAGGCATTCGCCACGCCATCAAACACGGTAAAAGCTGGATGAAGCCTCGCAATGAAGGCGCCAGCATTTGGTTCAAACCTGCCAGCACCTGCCTCATGCCACAGCCTTTGGGCGTGGTGGGCGTTATCGTGCCCTGGAATTATCCCTTGTTTTTATCCATCGGCCCCATGATTGCTGCGCTTGCGGCGGGCAACCGTGTGTTCATCAAGATGAGCGAATACACCCCCCGCTTCAGTGCCCTGCTTGATGAATTGCTAGCCAAAGCACTGGGCCGCGAGGTGGTACAGGTGATCAACGGTGGCCCTGAGGTTGCTGCCGAGTTTTCTCGCCTGCCGTTCGACCACCTGCTGTTCACTGGGTCTACCCCAGTCGGCAAAATGGTGATGAAGGCCGCCAGTGAAAACCTGGTGCCGGTGACACTTGAACTGGGCGGCAAAAGCCCTGTAATCATCACCGCGCCCACCGTGGCCAACCCCGGCCGGTTTGAAAATGCAATTGCGCGTACATTGTCCGGCAAGTCGATTAATGCCGGGCAAACCTGTATTGCCCCCGACTATCTGATGGTTCCGGAAGGCTGTGAAGAGCAATTGATTTCACACGCCAAGGCAATTATTGATCGCCGCTTCCCGGACGGAATTTTGTCCAAAGACTTCACCGGCATTGTTTCTGACCGCCATGCCACCCGCTTACAACGCTTAATTGACGAAGCCGCGGAACAAGGTGCGCGCGTGGTGACACTCATGAAAACTGCCGACAGCCCGGGCCGTAAAATTCCAATGACCCTGGTGTTCAACGCCAAGCCAGATTCCATGTTGATGCAGGAAGAAATTTTCGGCCCCGTGCTGCCGGTAATCACATACAAACGCCTGGATGAAGCGCTTGATTACATCAACGACCGCCCTCGCCCGCTGGCTTTGTATTTGTTTGACGATGAATCAAAAACCCAGGACATGGTCATGAAACAAACCATTGCTGGTGGTGTTTGCCTGAATGAAACCTTGTTCCACATTGCACAGGAAAACCTGCCATTTGGCGGCGTGGGCGACTCGGGTATGGGCCACTACCACGGCAAATTCGGTTTTGACACCATGACCAAACTGAAGCCGATTTTCAAACAAAGCCGTTTCCACGTCATGGAAATGTTGTCGCCACCCTATGACAACAAAATGTTTGCCTTCATGACCAAACTGCTGACCCGCAAGGTATAA
- the rplI gene encoding 50S ribosomal protein L9: protein MQVILLEKMPNLGQLGDVVRVKDGYARNFLIPYGKAKRATESAIAEFQARRAELEKAAAEKLAAAQALGAKLSETTVQLSEKAAVDGRLFGSVTNHDIAAALNASGLKVEKAQVRMPNGALKIAGEHTVTVALHPDVVVDVKVVVAGEAA from the coding sequence ATGCAAGTAATTCTTCTTGAAAAAATGCCCAACTTGGGTCAACTGGGTGACGTGGTTCGCGTAAAAGACGGCTACGCACGCAACTTCTTGATTCCTTATGGCAAAGCCAAGCGCGCCACAGAATCAGCAATCGCCGAATTCCAGGCTCGCCGCGCCGAACTGGAAAAAGCTGCTGCTGAAAAGCTGGCCGCCGCCCAGGCCCTGGGTGCCAAGTTGAGCGAAACCACTGTCCAGCTGAGCGAAAAAGCCGCTGTGGATGGTCGTTTGTTTGGTTCGGTAACCAATCACGACATCGCTGCCGCACTGAATGCCTCTGGCCTGAAAGTTGAAAAAGCACAAGTACGCATGCCCAACGGCGCGCTGAAAATTGCTGGCGAGCACACTGTGACTGTTGCCCTGCACCCCGACGTGGTTGTAGACGTGAAAGTTGTGGTGGCTGGTGAAGCAGCTTAA
- the rpsF gene encoding 30S ribosomal protein S6: MRHYEIAFIVHPDQSEQVPAMVEKYRGTIEANGGKVHRHEDWGRRQLAYPIQKLAKAHYVLLNIECSQEVLEELETAFKFNDAVLRHLTVKMKKAETAPSPMMKEVQREQERKAASATASSNDDSSDSDEGDDE, encoded by the coding sequence ATGCGTCACTATGAAATTGCTTTCATCGTGCATCCCGACCAAAGCGAGCAAGTGCCTGCCATGGTTGAGAAGTATCGTGGAACCATCGAAGCCAACGGCGGCAAAGTACACCGCCACGAAGATTGGGGCCGTCGCCAATTGGCTTACCCAATCCAGAAACTGGCCAAAGCACACTATGTGTTGTTGAACATTGAATGCAGCCAGGAAGTTCTTGAAGAACTGGAAACTGCGTTTAAATTCAACGACGCCGTACTGCGTCACTTGACTGTGAAGATGAAAAAAGCTGAAACCGCGCCTTCTCCAATGATGAAGGAAGTTCAGCGTGAGCAAGAGCGTAAGGCCGCTTCTGCCACTGCGTCTTCAAACGACGACAGTTCCGATTCAGACGAGGGTGACGACGAGTAA
- a CDS encoding FFLEELY motif protein translates to MIDIHSSPLELQKAITALRVGEGRSVEFMRLKKEIKIFQNSRLECTYKDLLEDQGMRAACRFFLDQLYCTHDVSTRDHQVERVLPKLEKLLPGGAVDTVRKVIYMDYLAELMDDEITLFINEKEFYSDNLLKEKSYIEAFRKQGQFDLRERQILLVREVGESLRKLMRLPFLRPLMKMTRGAAQKANLEDFHDFLSQGLDAFASLEKPTLFFQLIQEREMSILEGIRQGTLSKFP, encoded by the coding sequence ATGATTGACATTCACAGTTCACCCCTTGAATTACAAAAAGCCATCACAGCCCTTCGCGTGGGTGAGGGGCGTTCAGTCGAGTTTATGCGTTTAAAGAAAGAGATAAAAATATTTCAAAACAGTAGGTTGGAATGTACTTATAAGGATCTGCTGGAAGACCAGGGCATGCGCGCAGCTTGTCGCTTTTTCCTGGATCAACTGTACTGCACGCACGATGTCAGCACCCGTGACCACCAAGTTGAAAGGGTGTTGCCCAAGCTGGAAAAGTTGCTGCCTGGCGGTGCCGTGGATACGGTGAGAAAAGTGATTTACATGGATTATTTGGCTGAGCTGATGGATGATGAAATAACCTTGTTTATCAATGAAAAAGAGTTTTATTCTGATAATTTACTTAAAGAAAAATCTTACATTGAAGCTTTTAGAAAACAAGGGCAATTCGATTTGCGAGAGCGTCAAATTTTGTTGGTTCGCGAGGTGGGTGAATCCTTGCGCAAGTTGATGCGCCTGCCTTTTTTACGGCCATTGATGAAGATGACACGTGGTGCAGCGCAAAAGGCGAATTTAGAGGATTTCCACGATTTTCTAAGTCAAGGGCTAGATGCTTTCGCTTCGCTAGAAAAGCCAACCCTGTTTTTTCAGTTGATTCAAGAACGTGAAATGTCCATCCTTGAAGGGATTCGACAAGGTACCTTGTCGAAATTTCCTTGA
- a CDS encoding alpha/beta fold hydrolase has translation MIRHLNRLYWIGYISVMFGLYWALHHWFGVRADDAAVVAISLVAGLLFAAHIGFNISGFALSYSVRQIPQVRDKGLHFHSTEGEGFHRLSLARWVKAVLAESLASLKLITLLQPWAPKPDGIQLAGKAWRKKKPLPVLLVHGYLCNSAVWAGTRALLDRADVSTHAITLEPAIGSIRSYSDAIHEAIDELLVATGAPQVKIIAHSMGGVAVRYHATEYGHHRIAGMITIGSPHYGTALSTLGIGKNVKQMAWGSFFLKTLREHPTDREFQTKIWSLWSPQDNIVCPPASSKLEFGKNTAVPGCGHVALVNDSTTEDLILNWLAEDAQAYPLAENRA, from the coding sequence ATGATTCGCCACCTGAACAGGCTGTACTGGATTGGATACATTTCAGTCATGTTCGGCCTGTATTGGGCACTTCATCATTGGTTTGGTGTTCGAGCCGACGATGCGGCCGTTGTGGCAATCAGCCTGGTGGCAGGCCTGCTGTTTGCAGCACACATCGGCTTTAACATTTCGGGTTTCGCCCTTTCCTACAGTGTTCGCCAAATTCCGCAAGTGCGTGACAAAGGGCTGCACTTCCACAGCACCGAGGGAGAAGGATTTCACCGTCTCAGCCTGGCACGTTGGGTTAAAGCAGTGCTGGCAGAAAGCCTTGCGTCGCTCAAGTTAATCACGCTGCTTCAACCCTGGGCACCCAAGCCAGACGGCATTCAATTGGCTGGCAAAGCCTGGCGCAAGAAAAAGCCACTGCCCGTGTTGTTGGTGCACGGGTATTTGTGCAATTCCGCTGTGTGGGCAGGTACACGCGCCCTGCTTGATCGCGCCGATGTAAGCACCCATGCAATTACTCTTGAACCGGCCATTGGTTCAATTCGCAGTTATTCCGATGCGATTCATGAAGCAATCGACGAATTGCTTGTGGCTACAGGTGCGCCTCAAGTGAAAATTATTGCGCACAGCATGGGCGGTGTGGCAGTACGCTACCATGCCACGGAATACGGGCATCACAGAATTGCCGGCATGATCACCATTGGCAGCCCACACTACGGTACGGCTTTGTCTACCTTGGGTATTGGCAAAAATGTGAAACAAATGGCTTGGGGAAGCTTCTTCTTGAAAACCCTTCGCGAGCACCCAACCGACAGGGAATTTCAAACCAAAATTTGGTCCCTCTGGAGTCCGCAGGACAACATTGTGTGCCCACCGGCGTCAAGCAAGCTGGAGTTTGGAAAAAACACCGCTGTGCCCGGTTGCGGGCACGTGGCTTTGGTGAATGACTCCACCACGGAAGACCTGATTCTCAACTGGCTTGCAGAAGATGCACAGGCCTACCCGTTGGCGGAAAACCGGGCCTGA
- a CDS encoding GMC family oxidoreductase, giving the protein MTEQEMKPMGTLSSGLVPDLFAAGIANGWKAYEAHKREMPKQMSADVVIIGTGAGGGITAEICAKAGLKVLLIEEGPLKTSKDFKMLESVAYPTLYQESAGRKTADKAINILQGRTVGGSTTVNWTSSFRTPADTLAFWQNQFALKDMTVENMATWFEQAERRLNIADWQVPPNENNDILRRGAEAKGISWGAIRRNVKDCWNLGYCGMGCPTNAKQSMLVSTIPTALDHGAELVASLRAHSFKISQGRIRTLRCQVMNPDGVLPSGKEVEVTAKHFVLAGGSINSPAVLLRSNATDPHDRLGERTFLHPVVISAARMEQEVRADAGAPQTIYSDHYLHTDPIDGPVGFKLEAPPLHPVIFASTLPGFAKKHSDVMRNFSKTHMQLALLRDGFNSGSVGGQVRLNSDGSPVLDYKLTPAIWDAARRALVAMAELQHAAGALSTLPVHEYSKPANNIDEALKQINELDMKPLSMKVVSAHVMGGCAMAGEEKLGVVRPDGRHWQIENLSIHDGSLFPTSIGANPQLSIYGLTNKLSQQLVAELTGQAATALA; this is encoded by the coding sequence ATGACTGAACAAGAAATGAAACCTATGGGTACCTTATCCAGTGGATTAGTGCCCGACCTGTTCGCAGCCGGCATCGCGAATGGCTGGAAAGCCTATGAGGCACACAAGCGCGAAATGCCCAAGCAGATGAGCGCGGATGTGGTGATTATTGGCACCGGTGCGGGTGGTGGCATTACCGCAGAAATTTGCGCCAAAGCTGGCTTGAAGGTGTTGTTGATTGAAGAGGGTCCGCTAAAGACTTCGAAAGACTTCAAAATGCTGGAGTCGGTGGCCTACCCCACGCTATACCAGGAAAGCGCTGGCCGCAAAACGGCCGACAAGGCCATCAATATTTTGCAGGGACGCACAGTGGGTGGGTCGACCACGGTGAACTGGACCTCCAGCTTCAGAACACCGGCAGACACATTGGCATTCTGGCAAAACCAGTTTGCCCTGAAAGACATGACCGTGGAGAACATGGCCACCTGGTTTGAACAGGCCGAGCGGCGCTTGAACATAGCGGACTGGCAAGTACCACCCAATGAAAACAACGATATTCTGCGCCGTGGCGCTGAAGCCAAAGGAATTTCCTGGGGTGCCATTCGGCGCAATGTGAAAGACTGCTGGAACTTGGGCTACTGCGGCATGGGTTGCCCCACCAATGCCAAGCAATCCATGCTGGTTTCAACCATTCCAACTGCGCTTGATCATGGTGCGGAACTGGTCGCCTCCCTGCGCGCGCATTCCTTCAAAATTTCCCAGGGCCGCATTAGAACCCTACGCTGCCAGGTCATGAATCCCGATGGCGTGCTGCCTTCTGGCAAAGAGGTGGAAGTCACAGCCAAACATTTTGTGCTGGCTGGTGGATCGATCAACAGCCCCGCAGTGTTGTTGCGCTCGAACGCGACTGATCCGCACGACCGTTTGGGCGAACGCACCTTTTTGCATCCCGTTGTCATTTCAGCCGCAAGAATGGAACAGGAGGTGCGCGCCGATGCAGGCGCTCCCCAAACCATTTACAGCGACCATTATTTGCACACGGACCCGATTGATGGCCCGGTAGGCTTCAAGCTGGAGGCACCACCCCTGCACCCAGTCATTTTTGCATCAACCCTGCCTGGTTTTGCGAAAAAGCATTCAGACGTGATGCGCAACTTCTCGAAAACGCACATGCAACTGGCTTTGCTGCGCGATGGTTTCAATTCCGGCAGTGTGGGCGGGCAAGTGCGCTTGAACAGCGACGGCAGCCCGGTGCTGGACTACAAGCTAACCCCGGCAATTTGGGATGCTGCACGCAGAGCCTTGGTAGCCATGGCTGAGCTTCAACACGCTGCCGGCGCGCTGAGCACTCTGCCTGTGCACGAGTACTCCAAACCGGCCAACAACATTGATGAAGCCTTGAAGCAGATCAATGAACTCGACATGAAACCACTGAGTATGAAAGTAGTTTCCGCCCACGTGATGGGTGGTTGTGCCATGGCAGGCGAAGAAAAGCTGGGTGTTGTACGCCCTGACGGACGCCATTGGCAAATCGAGAATTTGTCGATTCACGATGGTTCGTTGTTCCCCACCAGCATTGGTGCAAACCCACAACTGTCCATTTACGGTTTGACCAACAAACTGAGCCAGCAATTGGTGGCTGAGCTGACTGGCCAAGCCGCCACAGCGCTGGCTTAA
- a CDS encoding SDR family oxidoreductase has protein sequence MNYFVTGATGFIGKRLVKRLVEQKRKGTIYFLIRESSLDKVPELQKYWGAKKGQCVPVVGDLTKPKLGLKATEIKELSKNIAHFFHLAAIYDLAADAESQQETNIKGTENAVDLANAIGAGCFQLTSSIAAAGLYEGVFREDMFEEAENLDHPYFRTKHDSEEIVRKKVKGAWRVYRPGFVVGDSKTGEMDKIDGPYYLFKLIQKMRKLLPSWVPTIGIEGGRINIVPVDFVVNAMDHIAHQPDLDGKAFHLVDPNPNRIGDVLNIFARAAHAPKMEMRINAAMFGFVPGAVKKGLMSLTPVRRIRNALLKDLALPEEVFGYINWPTRYDCRQTLAVLDGSGIECPRLEDYAWAIWDYWERHLDPDLFIDRSLNGQVKDKVVLITGGSSGIGLAAAQKFAAAGAITVICGRDEEKLAEAKALVKADGFDLHTYSVDIADMQDCDRFVAQLLADFGHVDILVNNAGRSIRRGIENSFDRFHDLERTMQLNYFGALRVTYGLLPKMMERRKGHVVNISSIGVLTNAPRFSAYVASKGALDAWTRCAASEFADLNITFTTINMPLVRTPMIAPTKLYNNVPTLSPEQAADLIAQAVIHKPVRIATRLGVLGQVMHALIPKPAQILMNTSFRMFPDSESAAKGKKGGGPSAEQVAFSTLMQGIHF, from the coding sequence ATGAATTATTTTGTGACCGGAGCCACTGGCTTCATCGGTAAACGATTGGTGAAGCGCTTGGTTGAGCAAAAGCGCAAAGGCACCATTTACTTCCTGATTCGTGAATCAAGCCTGGACAAAGTACCCGAACTGCAAAAGTATTGGGGCGCAAAAAAAGGGCAATGTGTTCCGGTGGTTGGCGACTTGACCAAACCCAAGTTGGGATTGAAAGCCACCGAGATTAAAGAGCTGAGCAAAAACATTGCCCATTTTTTTCACCTGGCTGCCATTTATGATTTGGCCGCTGATGCGGAAAGCCAGCAAGAGACCAATATCAAAGGCACCGAGAACGCAGTCGACCTGGCCAATGCAATTGGCGCTGGCTGCTTTCAGTTAACTTCTTCAATTGCGGCTGCTGGCTTGTATGAGGGCGTGTTCCGCGAAGACATGTTCGAAGAAGCAGAGAATCTGGATCACCCGTATTTCCGTACCAAACACGATTCCGAAGAAATTGTGCGCAAGAAAGTAAAAGGCGCTTGGCGGGTGTATCGCCCCGGTTTTGTGGTGGGTGATTCCAAAACCGGCGAGATGGACAAGATTGACGGGCCTTATTACCTGTTCAAGTTGATCCAGAAAATGCGCAAATTGCTGCCCTCTTGGGTGCCCACCATTGGCATCGAAGGTGGTCGCATCAACATAGTGCCTGTGGATTTTGTGGTGAATGCCATGGACCATATCGCGCATCAGCCGGATCTGGATGGCAAGGCTTTTCACCTGGTTGATCCCAACCCCAATCGGATTGGCGATGTGTTGAATATTTTTGCACGCGCAGCCCACGCACCGAAAATGGAAATGCGGATTAACGCAGCCATGTTTGGTTTCGTGCCTGGTGCCGTGAAAAAGGGTTTGATGAGCTTGACCCCTGTTCGCCGCATTCGCAACGCTTTGTTAAAAGACCTGGCCCTGCCTGAGGAGGTTTTTGGTTACATCAACTGGCCAACCCGTTACGATTGCCGCCAAACTTTGGCTGTGCTCGATGGCAGTGGCATTGAGTGTCCGCGACTTGAAGATTACGCTTGGGCAATTTGGGATTACTGGGAGCGTCACCTGGATCCCGATTTGTTCATTGACCGCAGCTTGAACGGCCAGGTGAAAGACAAGGTGGTGCTGATCACGGGTGGTTCATCCGGTATTGGTTTGGCTGCAGCACAGAAATTTGCAGCCGCTGGCGCAATCACTGTAATTTGTGGTCGTGATGAAGAGAAGCTGGCAGAGGCCAAGGCTTTGGTGAAGGCCGACGGTTTTGATCTGCACACCTACTCGGTCGATATTGCTGATATGCAGGATTGCGACCGCTTTGTTGCTCAACTGCTGGCTGACTTCGGTCATGTGGATATTTTGGTAAACAACGCAGGCCGTTCAATTCGCCGTGGTATTGAAAACAGCTTTGACCGCTTCCACGATCTGGAGCGCACCATGCAGTTGAACTATTTCGGTGCCTTGCGTGTTACTTATGGTTTGTTGCCAAAAATGATGGAGCGGCGCAAAGGCCATGTGGTGAATATTTCTTCAATTGGCGTGTTGACCAACGCGCCGCGCTTTTCAGCCTATGTGGCCTCCAAAGGCGCATTGGATGCATGGACGCGTTGCGCAGCCTCCGAGTTTGCGGACTTGAACATCACCTTCACCACCATCAATATGCCGCTGGTGCGCACACCCATGATTGCGCCCACCAAGTTGTACAACAACGTACCCACGCTAAGCCCCGAGCAGGCTGCCGATTTGATTGCGCAAGCAGTGATTCACAAGCCGGTTCGTATTGCGACGCGCTTGGGTGTGTTGGGGCAGGTGATGCATGCACTGATCCCCAAGCCGGCTCAAATTTTGATGAATACGTCTTTCCGCATGTTCCCGGATTCGGAATCGGCGGCCAAAGGCAAGAAGGGCGGCGGTCCATCTGCAGAACAGGTTGCGTTCTCAACCCTGATGCAAGGTATCCACTTCTAA
- the priB gene encoding primosomal replication protein N, with translation MNQEEAAENSDKFGEEGKAGINQFTLTATLVAKSILRYTPAGLPICEFELEHDSEQLEASKPRMVKCTVSAVALGVAANQVSGLEVGSLKNWTGFIALRSHKSKSLRFHVCAVREC, from the coding sequence ATGAATCAGGAGGAAGCAGCGGAAAATTCAGACAAGTTTGGGGAAGAAGGAAAGGCTGGCATTAACCAGTTCACCTTGACCGCCACATTGGTTGCAAAATCAATATTGCGATACACCCCGGCAGGTTTGCCCATTTGCGAATTCGAGCTTGAGCACGACAGTGAGCAGCTTGAAGCCAGCAAGCCAAGAATGGTGAAGTGCACAGTTTCAGCGGTAGCGCTGGGTGTGGCAGCCAACCAAGTCAGTGGTCTTGAAGTGGGAAGCCTGAAAAACTGGACCGGATTCATAGCGCTTCGTTCGCACAAATCAAAAAGTCTTCGATTCCATGTTTGCGCAGTGCGCGAATGTTGA
- the rpsR gene encoding 30S ribosomal protein S18, whose translation MAFGRKNDRKGRRPQQNPLFKRKKFCRFTVGKVEQIDYKDIDTLKDFISENGKIMPARITGTKANYQRQLDTAIKRARFLALLPYTDNH comes from the coding sequence ATGGCTTTTGGTCGTAAAAATGATCGCAAGGGACGTCGTCCACAACAGAACCCCTTGTTCAAGCGCAAGAAGTTTTGCCGCTTCACAGTGGGCAAGGTAGAGCAAATCGATTACAAAGACATCGACACGCTCAAGGATTTCATCAGCGAAAACGGCAAGATCATGCCCGCTCGTATCACTGGTACCAAGGCGAATTATCAGCGCCAGTTGGACACAGCGATCAAGCGCGCACGTTTCCTGGCTTTGCTGCCTTACACCGACAACCACTAA
- a CDS encoding AMP-binding protein encodes MTDKAWIQSYPPGVPTSVDLDQYPSIRDIFEDASRKFADKTAFSNMGTALTYERLDSLTRDFGAYLQSLPGMKKGDRVAFMMPNLLQYPVAMLGAIRAGFVAVNVNPLYTPTELEHQLRDSGAKVIVVFENVAHTLEKVIKNTPVEHIVLASMGEMHGFFKRVLLNFVVRYVKKLVPAFNIAGSITFKKALALGRNNELRKVNITHDDLAFLQYTGGTTGVAKGAMLTHGNIVANLQQASAWLNQDIEEGKEIAITALPMYHIFCLTANILVFIKVGGHCLLITDPRNMKAFVKTLAAVPFTALTGVNTLFNGLLNTPGFEQVDFSHVKLVLGGGAAIEPAVADRWKKVTGTRLSEAYGLTEASPAVCINPLHEEYNGSIGLPVPSTDVTIRDDDFNELPVGQEGELCLKGPQVMRGYWNKPRETAEILTQDGWLKTGDIAYMDENGYFYITDRKKDMILVSGFNVYPKEIEAVATLLTGIFEAAAVGVPDSKTGEAVKLFVVKKDPDLTAEQVIEHCRKHMTAYKIPRHVEFMKELPKSPVGKVLRRELRDMEKKRLQEQTA; translated from the coding sequence GTGACAGATAAAGCCTGGATTCAGAGCTACCCGCCGGGCGTACCCACGTCGGTTGATTTGGATCAGTACCCCTCTATTCGGGATATTTTTGAGGACGCAAGTCGCAAGTTCGCCGACAAAACCGCATTCAGCAACATGGGTACGGCGCTGACCTACGAGCGCCTGGATTCTCTAACCCGCGATTTCGGTGCCTACCTTCAAAGCCTGCCTGGCATGAAAAAAGGCGACCGTGTCGCCTTCATGATGCCCAATCTGCTGCAATACCCTGTTGCCATGTTGGGTGCGATCCGCGCTGGTTTCGTCGCCGTGAACGTGAACCCGTTGTACACCCCCACAGAGCTTGAACATCAACTGCGGGACTCAGGCGCCAAGGTGATTGTGGTGTTTGAGAACGTAGCTCACACGCTGGAAAAGGTAATCAAAAATACGCCTGTCGAGCACATTGTGCTGGCTTCCATGGGTGAAATGCACGGTTTCTTCAAGCGTGTTTTGCTGAATTTTGTGGTGCGCTATGTGAAGAAGCTGGTGCCAGCGTTCAACATTGCCGGGTCCATTACCTTCAAGAAAGCACTCGCCCTTGGACGTAACAACGAGCTACGCAAGGTCAATATTACCCACGACGATTTGGCTTTTCTTCAATACACCGGCGGAACCACCGGTGTAGCCAAGGGCGCCATGCTGACCCATGGCAATATTGTGGCTAACCTGCAGCAAGCATCGGCCTGGTTGAACCAGGACATTGAAGAGGGCAAGGAAATTGCGATCACTGCGCTGCCGATGTATCACATCTTCTGCTTGACTGCGAATATTCTGGTTTTCATCAAGGTAGGTGGGCACTGCCTGTTGATTACTGACCCCAGAAACATGAAGGCTTTCGTGAAAACGCTGGCCGCCGTGCCATTCACGGCGCTTACAGGTGTTAACACCTTGTTCAATGGCTTATTGAATACCCCTGGTTTTGAGCAAGTCGACTTTTCCCATGTGAAGCTGGTGTTGGGCGGTGGTGCCGCCATTGAGCCTGCGGTGGCTGATCGCTGGAAGAAAGTGACAGGTACGCGTTTATCGGAGGCTTATGGTTTAACCGAGGCCTCGCCCGCAGTGTGTATTAATCCCCTGCACGAGGAGTACAACGGATCGATTGGTTTACCCGTACCGTCCACTGACGTGACAATTCGTGATGATGACTTTAATGAATTGCCGGTGGGCCAGGAAGGCGAATTGTGCTTGAAAGGCCCGCAGGTGATGCGCGGTTACTGGAACAAGCCACGTGAAACCGCTGAAATTCTGACCCAAGACGGTTGGCTGAAAACCGGCGATATCGCCTACATGGACGAAAACGGCTACTTCTATATCACCGATCGCAAGAAAGACATGATTCTCGTGTCCGGTTTTAACGTGTACCCCAAAGAAATTGAAGCTGTGGCCACGCTATTGACTGGTATTTTTGAAGCGGCTGCCGTGGGCGTGCCTGACAGCAAAACCGGCGAGGCGGTAAAGCTGTTTGTGGTTAAAAAAGACCCCGATTTAACAGCCGAGCAGGTAATTGAACATTGCCGCAAACACATGACTGCCTACAAAATTCCACGCCATGTGGAATTTATGAAGGAATTGCCCAAGAGCCCGGTGGGCAAAGTGCTTCGCCGGGAGCTTCGCGACATGGAAAAGAAGCGTTTGCAAGAGCAAACCGCCTGA